The genome window CGCGGTGCTGCATCCGTTCAAGGCCGCGGGCAAGTTATATGGCGCGCACGCCTCCACTGCGGTGTTCGAGGCGGCCATCCTGCGCGATGCGGGCTTCGAGGAGTACGTGTTGCGCGGCGACCACGTCCGCGCGATCGCTGCGCGTCTTGGCCCGTTGAAGCCCGGGCAGATCTATATCCCGCAACCCTATCCGACGCTAGGCGGAACGGAAGCACCCGAGACCTATGACAAGGGCGATGTGTGGGTCTTTGCGGAGCTTGTCGCGCAAAGCGTGGGTCTGTGACGCAAACTGGAATCACGCCGCGGGACGCGATCTTCTAAGTGAGAACCCGGGCGGCACCACATCGCCGCCCGGATCACACGCAACGCGAGAACCGCAGAGGCCGCGCCTTAGTGCTTCGCCGCATTGCGCCGGTACACGCCATTGAAGCTGACATTGGCGCCGCCGCACTGCAGGTTGTCCGAGACCACCAGCAGGTCGCCGACCAGCTGCAGGCGGACCTTGCAGTCGTCCTCGCTGAGTTCCAGCCGATTGCCTTCCGGAAAGCCGCGTGCGGTGACGGCGCCGAGGTTCGGGCCGCCGGGCCTTTCCTCGGGGCTCGGGTTGGCGCTTGGCCAGTAGGCATCGCCGTTGGCAGTGAGGGTGCCGTCGCCGTTGGCGAGCAGCTGAAGCTCGTTGTCGCCGTCGTGCCAGTGGCCGACCCAGGCCTGCGGCTTCGGTGCGGCGGTCGCCGGCAGTGGCTGCACGCTCGACGCCGCCACCCAGCCGGCGCTGCCGCCGACCTTGTTGGGGTAGAACGCGCAAACGAAGCCGCCCTGGCGCTGCGCCAGGATCACTGTGTCGTCCTTGACCACATAGGCGCGCTGCCGGCATGCGGCCTCGCCCTTGGCCGGGCAGCCGTCGTCGTCGTTGAGCAGGTACAGGCGCGGCACTACGACCTTGGCGAGCGAGAACTTGGCCGTGCTCATGGGGAAGCCGCCATT of Xanthomonas sacchari contains these proteins:
- a CDS encoding T6SS immunity protein Tdi1 domain-containing protein, which encodes MSQSAERADATNVPLYHLITPKSHEVLGPWADAFPAYTVVVGYSSLGHFFLHDPTSQDYAVLHPFKAAGKLYGAHASTAVFEAAILRDAGFEEYVLRGDHVRAIAARLGPLKPGQIYIPQPYPTLGGTEAPETYDKGDVWVFAELVAQSVGL